Proteins from a single region of Bacteroidota bacterium:
- a CDS encoding DUF3098 domain-containing protein, which produces MAKEKKTTLAKSQTSKTMEPMVFGKKNYLLLIVSAVIVIIGFLLMTGNDGDVVDVKSRQLTIAPIVVMLGFGLAIYSVIAKSPEDKSESEE; this is translated from the coding sequence ATGGCTAAAGAAAAAAAAACTACATTGGCTAAATCTCAAACATCCAAAACTATGGAACCCATGGTTTTTGGCAAAAAAAACTATCTTTTATTAATCGTAAGTGCGGTTATTGTCATCATTGGTTTTTTACTTATGACCGGCAATGATGGTGATGTTGTGGACGTAAAAAGCAGACAGTTAACCATCGCCCCTATTGTTGTTATGCTGGGGTTTGGACTTGCAATTTATTCGGTAATTGCCAAATCACCCGAAGACAAGTCTGAGTCTGAGGAATAA
- a CDS encoding undecaprenyl-diphosphate phosphatase, protein MNYLEAIILAIIEGLTEYLPVSSTGHLIIGTALLGIEPTDFVKLFTIAVQPGAILSVLVLYWKKFFQSFHFYLNLLIAFIPAAVCGLLFDDVIDKLLESPLTVGITLLVGGIFLLFVDRWFKENENNQNQQVTYKKSLTVGLFQVLSMIPGTSRSATTIVGGLVAKLNRKNAAEFSFFLAVPTLLAATGYKLLSYLTKVGFSLSTQEMNVLLIGNIVSFLVGLIAIKGFISFLTRKGFVWFGWYRMIVGGVIICLILMNKLNMVILS, encoded by the coding sequence ATGAATTATCTTGAGGCAATTATTCTGGCCATCATAGAAGGTCTAACAGAGTATCTGCCTGTTTCATCTACCGGGCATCTCATAATAGGCACAGCACTGTTGGGAATAGAACCAACAGATTTTGTCAAATTATTTACCATTGCTGTGCAACCCGGTGCTATTCTCTCTGTTTTGGTACTCTATTGGAAAAAATTCTTTCAATCTTTTCATTTCTATCTCAATCTGCTCATTGCTTTCATACCCGCTGCCGTGTGCGGATTGCTCTTTGATGATGTAATTGATAAACTATTGGAAAGTCCTCTGACTGTAGGTATTACCTTGCTTGTAGGCGGAATTTTCTTGCTATTTGTGGATCGCTGGTTCAAGGAGAATGAAAATAATCAAAATCAGCAAGTTACATATAAGAAATCATTGACCGTAGGTCTTTTTCAGGTGTTATCCATGATTCCCGGCACAAGTCGCTCTGCCACTACAATCGTAGGCGGATTAGTTGCAAAATTGAACAGAAAAAACGCGGCTGAGTTTTCATTTTTCTTGGCAGTACCCACTCTTTTGGCAGCTACGGGATATAAATTGCTATCCTATCTTACTAAAGTCGGTTTCAGTCTAAGTACGCAAGAAATGAATGTGTTGCTGATTGGCAATATTGTATCTTTTCTTGTCGGCTTGATTGCCATAAAAGGATTTATCTCATTTCTCACACGCAAAGGTTTTGTGTGGTTTGGATGGTACAGAATGATCGTGGGTGGAGTCATTATATGTTTGATACTGATGAACAAATTGAACATGGTAATTCTGTCTTAG